In Ovis aries strain OAR_USU_Benz2616 breed Rambouillet chromosome 22, ARS-UI_Ramb_v3.0, whole genome shotgun sequence, the DNA window GTTCTCCCAGTGCTCAGCAGGCGCCTGCTGCCAGCGGACGATGATCGCCGTTAGCAGGACTGCTCAGGGTCCAgagtggcggggcggggggactCAGGGCTGAGCTCTGAGTCAACCTCTGTCACTGTTGGAactttctcctcctccagggcacacgGAGGCCCGGCTGGCGGGTGGCAAGCACTCCTGTGCTGGGCGCCTGGAGGTGAGGCGTGGCCTGACCTGGGGCACCGTCTGTGACGCTGACCTGGACCTGGCCACTGCCCACGTGGTGTGCCAGGAGCTGCAGTGTGGTGTGGCCGTGTCCACACCCCAGGGCGCCCACTTTGGCCAGGGCTCGGGGCTCGTGTGGACCGAGGCCTTCCGCTGTGCGGGCAACGAGTCCCTGCTGTTCCACTGCCCTCGAGGGCCGGGGCACCGGTGTGGGCACGACCAGGATGTGGGGCTCAGGTGAGGCCGGGAGGGGGGCTccgaggctgggccctgcccctccctgaaAGCCCCCTCTGTGCTGCCCCCACCCTCTCAGGATGCAGCTGGCGCAGCTCCAGGGGGCCTCCTGCCAGGAGGTGAGCCCTTCCCCTTGAGGAGAGGGAGCAGGCTTTGGGGACAGAGGGATGTGACCCCAAGGCCAGCACAGAGCCCTGCACACACGTGTCTGCTGGGCACTGCCGCTGAGGCGGGTGGGGAGCTGGCAGAGAAGGGGCCCGGGAGCCCCACCCTGGGTGTGAAGGGAAGAAACAGCAGGGCCCTCGGTTGAGGGGGCGGGTGGAGCGACGCCGACACCCCCTCCCCCTGCAGAGTTCTGGCTGGTCAAGGGCAGCAGCGCCTGTGAGGGGCGCGTGGAGCTCCAGGTCCAGGGGGCCTGGGCGCCCCTCTGCGCCGCCCACTGGGACTTGGCAGACGCCACGGTCCTCTGCCACCAGCTCGACTGTGGGAGCGCGGCGGCCGCAGCCCCGGGGGCTCACTTTGGCGGCGGGGCCTCCGCTCTCTGGCCGGCCGAGGTGCACTGCGTGGGGCCGGAGCCGTGCCTGTGGAACTGCGCCCTGAGCGCCCTGGGGGCGCCCGCCTGTAGGCCCGGCGATGCGGCCGCCGCCGCCTGCTCAGGTGGGTCAGCACGAGCGCGGCCGGAGGGGAGGCCGGGAGCGGACGGGGCTGCGCCGGGAGGCGGCGTCCTGGGCCCGGGCCGGGCCGGGTCCCGCCCGCCGCCCCCAGGTCTCCCCGCCGCCCTGCGGCTGAGGGCGGACAGAGCCGCTGCGACGGCCGCGTGGAGGTGTCCCTGGACGGGGTGTGGGGCCGCGTCCTGGACGAGGCCTGGGACCCGCGGCGCGGCCGTCgtgtgcaggcagctgggctgcGCAGCGGCGGAGCGAGCCTACGAGGCGGCGGCGCCCGCGCGCGGGGCGGTGCCGCTGGGGCTGAGCCGCGTGCGCTGTGCGGGCACCGAGCCCCGCCTGACGCGGTGCGGCGTGTCGGCGGCCCCGCTGGTGTCCGCGGGGGGCGTCGCGGGACGCGGGCGTCTGTGCTCGGGTGAGTGCGGGCTCAGCCCCCAGGACCCCCTCCCGGGGCCCCGCGCTGCGCCCTGACTTGGCCTCTCCCTCCGCAGGGAGCCTCCAGGTGCGCCTGGCCGCGGGGTCGCTGTGCGGGGCGCGTGGAGCTGCTCCACGCGGGCGAGTGGGGCACCGTGTGTGACGACGGCTGGGACCTGGGGACGCCCAGGTGGTCTGCCGGCAGCTGGGCTGCGGGCACGCGCTCGGCGCCCCGGGGGCCGCGCACTTCGGGCCCGGGGCCGGGCGCATCTGGACGGACGAGCTGGCCTGCGAGGGCCACGAGGTCGCGCTGTGGCGGTGCCCGTCGCGGGGCTGGGGCCGACACGACTGCGGCCGCAAGGAGGACGCCGGTGTCCTCTGCTCAGGTGGGTGCTGAGACCCGAGTGCCCTCCCAGGGCCGCTGGGTCTCCGGGGTCTCGCTGTGTTGGTGCGTAATGTGATGGCCAGCGCTTTCCTGGGGTCGCCCGGAAACGGCCCGCGCTGTTCTGCCGGTGTGAGAACTGCACGCTTGACTCCGCAGGGCCCTCTCGCTGCCGGGATGCTGGCTGGCGCCCCTCCTTTGCccctgggtggggggcgggcggcAGGGCTCTGCTCGCTGTGGGGCGGCACGGGTGGGGGCCTTTCTCCGCTGCTGCCGGGAGCCGCCGCCCATTCGCACTTGAGGCTTCCTGTCTTGGAGTGCTGACTTTGATGCACATGGCAGTGTGCGGGACGGCTTCTTTCCGGAGTGCTGTCGAGGCGTGGTAGGAAGATGCTTGCTCTTAGCTCATACATCCCTGAGGCTTTTTCTGTGCGTCTGGCCTGGGTGCGACATTCTCAGTGGCGGGGGTTTGTCACGTGCTGGGGGCGTCTGCGCCTCCGTCGTCCTCTGGCATCTCCGGGAAACCCTTGGGAGGGGTGGGCACCCCGGGTGGCCTCCCGGCCTCTTCAGCTGGCTTTTGGTGCCCATCTGTGCTTTAGGAACGGTTTCTCCAGCTCCCCTGCGTGTCTTAGGTGACGGCTTCTACGTCAGCCATCGTTTCTCTTCAAGTCGCAGGCCTGTTGCTCTGGCTCGCCTGTCCTTGTCACTCATCTGGCGGGGGTCGGGGCTCTGCTCTTTCTTCCTGCTTCCCGGGAGAGGGCTCTAGGCGCTGTCCACTCCGCACTTTGCTCTGTGGGCACTCCTGGTCTTTCTGCCCTTGGAGGCAGGCCCTTCCTCTGGGCTCCTCAGCCAGCTGCTGGTGCTTGCTGGCGGGCAGGCCTCTGCAGGGGGCCCGGCTGTTGGCGGGGGTGGGGACTCTGCCGTCCCGATTCGGCCTGGCAGCAGCGGGGTCCCCAGGGGGGatcagaggcaggcaggcaggtgctCATGAGGCCCAGGCGTGGAGCGGGCACCGGTCACTCTCGCCCCGTGCACTTGGGTGGTGGAAGGTCAGAGGTCAGCCCAGATCCAGGGCTGGGAGTAGGCTTGGTGAGGGGGCAGGGACAGGCGGGGGTCTGAGTGGCCGCTGCTGTTCTGTGGCAGGTGTGATTCCTGCCGCTCGTTTTCTAAGCGTATTTCACTTCGTTACGGTCCCGTCAGATGCAGTTCGTGTCGCAGGTCCTCGGTTTATCCCCGTGTGTGTGTTTTTGAGGCATTACGGGCCCTTTTGACTTACTTTCAGAGGGCTGTGTCCTCCTCCACTATGTGGAAATATTACAGTCGGCTTAACACACCCCTCGTTCCTGGGCTTTCGCCGCTCCAGGGTGACAAGACAGTACTTGGGCGCTGACCAGCCAGGGCCAGTGACAAACTTGGAGAGCGGGCTAATtccctttttgttgttgaatGTTGACGGTTGTTTAAAAGGGTTATTATGTATCTGAGCGATTTCCAGGGACAGGTTTCTACAGTCAGTTGAGTTACTAGGGACTGCAGTGTTAGGGCTGGGGCTTAAACTGGCTCCCTGTAGGCAGCGGCTCCCGCCTTTGGGTGGGGACGGATGGGGATGTGGGGTGGGTGTGAGCTGGCTGTCAGAAGCCCTAGCTTGGCATGGGTCTTGGTGCTGGGAGCCCCTGGTTTTGGCCTCCTCCTTCAGAGCTTCTCTGACCCGAGTGGCTTGTCTTCCAGAGTCAGTGGCCCTGAGGCTGCGAGGTGgcgccaggccctgtgctgggtggTTGGACGTGTTCCACAACGGAATTGGGGGGCCGTGTGCAGGCACGCCCTGAAGGGCGCCTCCTTGTCCGTCATCTGCCggcagctgggctgtggggaGCAGGGCTGGCTGGAGAGCAGGCCGGTGCACACTAGCCTGGGCACCTCCTGGGTGGACAACATCCAGTGCCGCCAGCTGCGGAACTCCACGCTGTGGCAGTGCCCCTCAGCCCCCTGGCACCCGCGCTCTTGCCCCCGTGGAGAGGAGGTCTGAGTCACCTGTGCAGGTGGGCCCTGCCGCTGACTGCAGGTGGCAGACTCTGGGGGCCCTGGAGGCAGCTTCGGTGTCCTGACAGGGCATCCACAGGGGCTGCCGCTCACCCGGGTCTGGGGGTCGTGGGCTCACGTGGCTCCACAGGCTCTGTTCTGAAGCTTCTCTGAGCATCGACAGCCGGTGGACCGCTATTTAAATCCAGCAGGATCATCAGGGATGACGACGCAGGATTCCGGGGAGGCCCTCAGTTGCTCCTCGATGGGCAGCTGCCCAGGTACCCCTCTCCCCCGCACACGGCTCCCCAGCCTCTCCCATCCGGGTCCTGCCCCCCGGTGACCCCAGGCCCCTCTTGCAGAGGAGGGCGAGCTGGGCGTGCGCAGGGGTGAGGGCTGCTGCTCGGCTGCGTGGAGCTCTGGCGTGCTGGCTCCTGGGGCACCGTGTGTGACGACTCCTGGGACCTGGCGGACGCCGAGGTCGTGTGCCGGCAGCTGGGGCGCGGCTGGGCTGTGGACGCTCTGGCGGGGGCCGCCTTCTGACCAGGCTCGGGGCCCGTGTGGCTGGATGAGGTGGGGTGCCGGGGCAGTGAGGCCTTGCTGTGGGGCTGCCCAGCGGAGCCATGAGTCCACGGAGACTGCGGGCACAAGGAGGACGCGGGCGTGCGCTGTGCAGGTGAGTGGTCTGGGGGCTCCGCCTGCCCTCCATGGGGTGAGTGGTCGGGGGCTCTGCCTGCCCCTACATGGGGTGGATGGGTAGGTGAGGCCTTCCTATCGTCTGGGGATGGAGTGCCCGGTTGGTTCCTTTGGAGGCCCCCTCAGCCCTGGGTGCTGCAGAATCCAGCCCTGAGGCTGCTCCGTGCTGGTCCCTTGGACGCTGGGGCAGAGGCTGTCTCCATGAGCTCTGTCTCAGCCTCAGGGGGCTGGGGTGCTGCTCCGGGGGATTGGCTGGCGATAGTTCAGGCTCCTACTTGAATCCCACCCACTTCTGCAGGTGACAGAGAAGCCGTCACCCTATGTTCAACATCGGGTACGTGAGCACTTCCTCAGGCCTCAGCTCTGGCCTTCCTGCCTCAACCCAGCTGGAGGGGCCCTGCATGGGGGCTCAGTCCCACCCAGAGGGGCCCTGTGGGGACTCTGCCCCACCCAGAGGGGCCCTATGTGGGGCTCTGCATGGGGGCCCTGCCCCACCCAAGGGGCTCTGCCTGGGGGCTCTGCCCCACCCCAAGGGGCCCTGTAGGGGCTCTGCCTCAGAGGTGCTGTGGACTCTCCCACATCTACCTGGCTGGTGGGTGGAGGTCAGGACCCCAGGAGTGCCGTGCTGGAGATGCTCATCTCTGCAGGTGCCCTGGGCCAGCTGGGCAGAGAGCCCAGGGAGGGTCTGCCAGCCTGGGCCCTGCTGGGCCACCTGCTGGGCCTCTCTTCTGGACCTTTCTCTTACCAACTGCGGGGTTTGGTTCCGGTACACTGTCCTCTTAGACACGGAGTCTGAGTCCAACGCCGTCAGGACGCTAAGAGCTGCTCTCCTGGCGCCTCTCTCCTGGACCCCCTCCTGGATTTAGCACTGTGACCACAGGGCCCACCTCTCCTCTGGGTcctgccccccccgcccccccggccccccccgcccccccccccacaggcTCCTGTGGTCCAGGCCGAGGGTCACAATGCCCCTGAGGAGCAGGCACACAGGGGAGACCCTCCTCTCCCTGTCTTCCCAGGCAGTCCTCTGGTCCTGGCACCTGCCCTCGAGGCTGGGACTCTGCCCATGACCTTCGGCCTGGCCCTCGGCACCCTGCTGGTCGTCATCTCACTGGTCCTAGGGGCGCAGTGGTTCCGGGGCAGAGGCACCTGCAGGGGTAGGTGGGTGTGGTGGGTGGGGTTGACCCTgattcctgggggtggggaggctgggggggTGCTTTGAGACCTGTCTGCCCCTGCCCCTCCGCCACAACTTGTGGCAACTTCCTGCGAAGTAAATCCGAGTTATTGGTGACTGGAGACACTGAGAGGGGCCAGACGGGGGAGTCCACAGTCCCAGGGCTGCCTGGGTGGGACAGAGGGGCCCAGGGGCGTCTGGACCCCTCTGTCCTCCATGCAGCTGGGGGCGGCTCCCACACGCTGTGCCTGGGGAAGCGTGTGGCCGCTGGTGAGGAACTGCAGCAGCCGGTCCGCCCTGCAGGGGCCCTGTGGGCGGGCTCCactgctcgcagtgtctcagctaAAGGGCTCTGGTGGGACCCCTGCAGGCTCTGGAATGTCGGGGAGTCTGCCCTCTGAAGGCCTTTATGAGGACATTGGAGCTGCTGCTGCGGGGGAGGAGGACGAGGCTGCTGGAGCCTCCGCGGCGCCGGAGGAGGAGGATGACGACGCGGCGGAGCCCGAGCCCGAGGAGGGCGCCGCGGAGGAGGGCGCGCCCCTGAGCGCCGCGGGTCTGCAGCTCTGCGTCGTGGCGTCCGTGGCGCTGTTcctgcgctgctgctgctgcgcccCGGGCGCCGCCCCCGCCAGCCCCTACATCTGAGAGCCGGAGAGCCCCGCGTGCGTGTGACTCACTCCCGCCGCAGCTTGGTGCCGGGCTCCCCCTTAGACTAGAATCTTCTCAGGGACAGACTCGCGGTGTagggaggggccctgggctgCTCTGTGGGTTTCCTCCGAGCGGCAGCCGCTGGAGGGGCTGAGCAGGCTTTGGGAGGAGGCGCTCCAGCAgcagcctggcccctgccccGCCCTTGTCTCGCCCCCTGGCCTCCTGGTGAGCAGGAAGCCAGGGCCCAGGAGTCCTGGGTCTCTGAGGAATTGCTGAGGGTCCCCAACAGGTGTCTTTCTCTCTCAGTGCAGGCGGGGCTCTTCATAGCCTGGGCCTTCTCACACCTCAGGCTGGGAAGAAGACCCCAGTGGCCTGTGCCCCGGGGCGTGCTGACCACGAGCCGGCTCCAGGGGACATCAGCGAGACCAGGGCAAGGGAGAGGCCAGTGTGCCTGGGGCTTTCATCCTCCTTGTTTCTTAAAGAGTTTTATTAAATGTCTCATCCATAATTCATCTCAGTCACTCAGACGCCCACCACGGCCTGGGGTCTGTTTCTGGCCCCCTCTCTGCCTCGCCCTGGTCTGGGGTGGGCTCCGAGGGTCTTCAGCTGTCATGTACGCTTGCCCTCGCGGTTCTcctgagttgtgtgtgtgtgtgtgtgtgtgtgtgtgtgtgcgcgcgcgcgtgcccGTGCGTGGGGTCCCTGATGAACCAGCTCCGGGCCGCCCCTCCTTTCCTCTGCGGACGTTGCTTGGCCTGGCTCAGGTGTTGTGCCAGGGTCCCCAGCGTCCACGCATGTCCAGCCCTGATGCCCCCACCAAGCCCCTGTGGCCGCAGCCCCTTGACCCACACCCTCTCTGGGAACTAGTTGCCCTGTGGCTTCTTCCCTGTGCGGGTCTGGTATCAGTTTGCAGATGACCGGGTCCCTCCCCCATGTGTAGACCTTTCTggactcccacctcccacctcagcaCCCTGGGAAGGACCAGGCTTACTTCTCCTGTGCTCCCTCCCCTGCAGGGCCTGTTCAGCCTGCCACTGGTTCCTGCCTGCCCTCCGTGTTTGGCGTCCGGGCCTGTCCAGCCTGCCACTGACTCCCGCCTGCCCTCTGTGTTTAGCTTCGGGGCCTGTCCAGCCTGCGGTGGCCACCACTGGCGCTGGGCTCTTGGAGTGCCTCTCTCTGCTGCCACCCACCTCCTGGCCCTTCCCCTGTGCCCCACCCTTAGGCTGTAAGAGAGATGCTGCTGTGATCTCagggactgtggtgctggagaacgtGAACTTGAAGGTCTCTCTCGGATGGGAGCCCTGATGAGGAAGGTGATCAGGCTGATGTCCAGAGGGCTGGGCAGCGCCTCGGGTGCAGTTAGGAGGGCAAGTCACCAGGCCCCAGGGCAGACCTCACAGAGCTTTGGGGGGCACACAGGGGAGTTTCCTGGGTGTCCGAGCCCACCTTGCTCCCCTGTGCATGTTCAAGGCCTGCCTGCTGGCCCGGAGAGCTGGCCGGCCTGGCTCAATGGTGCGCACTGGGCGTCCGGGGGCCCTGGGAGCGGGAGAAAAGGCCCCGGGTTGGAGGGAAGTGAGCTGGCAGGAAGTGGGGTGAGGCCTGAACAGAGTACGGGTGCCAGCCCAGCAGTCAGAGAGGGTGGGGACTTCAGGAGGGGTGCacctgccccttctcctgcccccggCATTCTGGTTACACCCCCTTCAGAGCGGACTGTGAGCTCTTCCCCGTGGGCTCCCAGCTCTCTCAGTCCACCTGGGGTACTGATTAGGCAGGCACCTTGTGAGTAGAGCCCACTGGGGACCCCACTGAGGCTGCGGCAGGTCCATGCGTCCCTGAGGTCTGCGCTGGGGTGCGGCCCAGTGCACGGCGCAGGCTGCGGTTTGGGAGGCGCTGGGGCTGCTGCACAGAAGGGCCTGCTGACAGGTCCCTGACTTCTCTAGAAACCCCTCGCCTTCTCCACACTCCTCTGACAGCCCAGGCTGCTCTCTGTAAAACTGGTTCTCTGGCAAATCTTTTGGAAAGTAACCTTTATTGGTCTTATTCTGCTTAGAAGATAATGCACATTCAAAACTCACGTAAggcagagagagaatgaaaagcaTGCGTTCTGTCGCTCAGAAAAGAGTGCCTCAGCATCTCGGCTGACATCCACTGAGAACTTTCCAAAGATGCTGAGGCCTGAGcatgagcagcagcagcacgtggcACCCGCTCTGTGCTTCTGTGTGTTTCCCACGAGAGTGCAGCTAGCGCGCTGCCGGGCCCGCGCTGCATGTCCAGTGGCTGCTGCTGTCCCCGCAGCTGCTCTTCTGCTGCCACACCTGGGCTGCTCCCCCAGGATACCACCCTCTGAGAGTCATGCTTTTAAGGGTTTGGATCAGACTGTCTGTTCATGGCACGCCGGAGCGTGGGCTCATTCTGCAgcacacctgtgtgtgtgtgggcaggaGGCTGTGCCTCCCACGAGCCTGGCCCCTGGCTCCAGCCTGGCCTCCATG includes these proteins:
- the LOC114110296 gene encoding LOW QUALITY PROTEIN: scavenger receptor cysteine-rich domain-containing protein SCART1-like (The sequence of the model RefSeq protein was modified relative to this genomic sequence to represent the inferred CDS: inserted 7 bases in 5 codons); this translates as MPRLRQDGRVPGVEAGSLQPCQGELPPQEPPKRRNSTCSENKPHGGPDDLRLAYRPSPCDGVVLVRHEGAWGHVCNQEWALKEASVVCRQLGCGRDAGAPKYVPLPGEAVQPWLHNVSCRGDEASLWGCSLGAWTKSKCPYDEAQGWPGLGRALLGVAVAEAGGCAVSRYCMPRPVCFADGTFQEVRLVKGRSPCTGLPEIRNVNGVDRLCGLHREEATVFCRELGCGPALQAPRQDGSVARKYMTCRGDELTIRNCRLNNKFHSGCDFQQDAQVVCSGELDPPPWRWGGGWGQQGAGRVLAVPLCSEWGAAECAPGVPPAGPVLPEAWGAIVGGGAAPVQPTCRRGSKSMPGKRREVTAQDGAGTRTAGASGAARCRGAGRPRRGAGWSRGLLQSRPVPHLRCAGCDSSLSQPLSLLELSPPPGHTEARLAGGKHSCAGRLEVRRGLTWGTVCDADLDLATAHVVCQELQCGVAVSTPQGAHFGQGSGLVWTEAFRCAGNESLLFHCPRGPGHRCGHDQDVGLRCPPAEFWLVKGSSACEGRVELQVQGAWAPLCAAHWDLADATVLCHQLDCGSAAAAAPGAHFGGGASALWPAEVHCVGPEPCLWNCALSALGAPACRPGDAAAAACSGLPAALRLRXGQSRCDGRVEVSLDGVWGRVLDEAWDXRGAAVVCRQLGCAAAERAYEAAAPARGAVPLGLSRVRCAGTEPRLTRCGVSAAPLVSAGGVAGRGRLCSGSLQVRLAAGXRCAGRVELLHAGEWGTVCDDGWDLXDAQVVCRQLGCGHALGAPGAAHFGPGAGRIWTDELACEGHEVALWRCPSRGWGRHDCGRKEDAGVLCSESVALRLRGGARPCAGWLDVFHNGXWGAVCRHALKGASLSVICRQLGCGEQGWLESRPVHTSLGTSWVDNIQCRQLRNSTLWQCPSAPWHPRSCPRGEEV